From the Nodularia sp. NIES-3585 genome, one window contains:
- a CDS encoding site-2 protease family protein: MQTNWRIGSLFGIPLFLDPLWFVILGLVTLNFGIAYQEWGTAIGWSAGMAMALLLFGSVLLHELGHSLAARSQGIRVNSITLFMFGGIAAIEEESKTPGKAFQVAIAGPLVSIALFLLFTLATNVTPESSPLTEMVADLARINLVVALFNLIPGLPLDGGQVLKAALWKITGNRFQAVHWAARAGQILGYSAIALGLAVDFFTRELITGLWIALIGWFAVRNANSYDRITTLQETLLKVVASDAMTRDFRVVDADQTLRVFADSYLLDTNAPSIYFAVSDGRYRGMVAIDDLRLVERSEWENRTLQSIVHPLTEIPSVTESISLAEVINKLESEQLTRITVLSPAGTVAGVIDRGDIVRELGQKLNLRITDAEIKRIKEEGSYPPGLQLGAIAKSATN; the protein is encoded by the coding sequence ATGCAAACAAATTGGCGAATCGGGTCATTATTTGGAATTCCACTTTTTTTAGACCCACTGTGGTTTGTAATTTTAGGGCTAGTTACGCTTAACTTTGGCATAGCTTACCAGGAATGGGGTACTGCCATCGGTTGGAGTGCTGGTATGGCGATGGCATTGCTGCTGTTTGGTTCGGTGTTGCTACACGAATTAGGTCATAGTTTGGCAGCGCGATCGCAAGGCATTAGAGTTAACTCAATTACTCTATTTATGTTTGGCGGGATTGCGGCTATCGAAGAAGAATCTAAAACGCCGGGAAAAGCCTTTCAAGTCGCCATTGCGGGACCTTTAGTAAGTATCGCTCTATTTTTGCTGTTTACTCTGGCAACTAATGTCACACCTGAATCTAGCCCGCTCACAGAAATGGTCGCAGATTTGGCGAGAATTAATTTAGTTGTCGCCCTATTTAACCTGATTCCCGGTTTACCTCTAGATGGGGGACAAGTTTTAAAAGCCGCCCTTTGGAAAATCACAGGGAATCGCTTTCAAGCTGTACACTGGGCAGCGAGGGCTGGGCAAATTTTAGGTTATAGTGCGATCGCTTTAGGATTAGCTGTAGACTTCTTCACCAGAGAGTTAATTACTGGTTTGTGGATTGCTTTAATCGGTTGGTTTGCTGTGCGTAATGCTAACAGCTATGACCGCATAACCACATTACAAGAAACCTTACTGAAGGTAGTAGCCAGCGATGCGATGACCCGTGATTTTCGCGTAGTCGATGCTGACCAAACTTTACGTGTTTTTGCCGATTCCTACCTATTGGACACCAACGCCCCAAGTATTTACTTTGCTGTTTCTGATGGGCGTTATCGGGGTATGGTGGCTATTGATGATTTACGCTTAGTAGAAAGAAGTGAATGGGAAAACCGAACTCTGCAAAGTATTGTCCATCCTTTAACGGAGATTCCCTCTGTAACTGAATCTATTTCTTTAGCTGAGGTGATCAATAAGTTAGAAAGTGAGCAATTAACTCGAATTACTGTGCTTTCGCCTGCTGGTACGGTAGCCGGTGTAATTGACCGGGGGGATATTGTGCGGGAGTTAGGCCAAAAGTTAAATTTACGCATTACTGATGCAGAAATTAAGCGGATTAAAGAAGAAGGTAGCTATCCGCCAGGGTTACAATTGGGGGCGATTGCGAAATCAGCGACAAATTAA
- a CDS encoding IS5 family transposase has protein sequence MNYKSIQQLKPRAFKRRFGVRRKTFKKMVKILKEFQSINKKNQSGSKPLLMIEEKILVTLEYWREYRTYFHIATSWGVSESTICRIVHRIESELMQSGMFRLPGKKALFQGGLSQPEVVVMDVTETPIERPKRKQQEFYSGNKKHHTLKSQLIINQETGEIICTFFGKGRCHDFALFKASGVHFHPEIQGFHDSGYQGINQYHSNSYTPKKKPKKRELSTLEKDYNRVLAKARIGIEHVNRRLKIFKIFGDTYRNRRRRYGLRCNLLAAIYNYELNLAVPKCQPSTIT, from the coding sequence ATGAACTATAAATCCATCCAACAACTAAAACCAAGAGCATTTAAACGCCGCTTTGGAGTGAGAAGAAAGACTTTTAAGAAAATGGTTAAAATTCTAAAAGAATTTCAAAGTATTAACAAAAAGAACCAAAGTGGCTCGAAACCTCTACTTATGATTGAGGAAAAAATTTTAGTTACGTTAGAATATTGGCGAGAGTACCGAACTTATTTTCATATTGCAACAAGTTGGGGAGTATCAGAATCAACTATTTGTCGCATTGTTCATCGTATAGAATCAGAACTGATGCAGTCAGGAATGTTTAGGTTACCCGGGAAAAAAGCCTTGTTCCAAGGTGGTTTGAGCCAACCTGAAGTAGTGGTAATGGATGTAACTGAAACGCCTATTGAACGTCCAAAAAGAAAACAACAGGAATTTTATTCAGGAAATAAAAAACATCATACACTCAAAAGCCAATTGATTATTAATCAAGAAACAGGAGAAATTATTTGTACTTTTTTTGGTAAAGGGCGCTGCCATGATTTTGCCTTATTCAAAGCTAGTGGAGTTCATTTTCATCCGGAAATACAAGGTTTCCACGATAGTGGTTATCAAGGAATTAACCAATATCATAGTAACAGTTACACTCCTAAGAAAAAGCCTAAAAAGCGAGAACTTTCAACCTTAGAAAAAGACTATAATCGGGTTTTAGCAAAGGCAAGAATTGGCATTGAACACGTCAATCGCCGCCTGAAAATTTTTAAGATTTTTGGTGATACATATCGTAATCGCCGTCGTCGTTATGGTCTGCGTTGTAACTTACTAGCAGCAATTTATAACTATGAGTTAAATTTAGCAGTTCCAAAATGCCAACCCTCAACTATAACATAA
- a CDS encoding biotin/lipoate A/B protein ligase family protein, which translates to MAIDRWLLEQHKSGKHPPTLRFYTWSPPAISLGYHQRQYPEFWQDITWRGQKLDLVSRPSGGRAVLHQGDLTYAVVTSGIAGSRFQIYEKICEFLIQGWRSLGVELRYGKAGRGYIHNPNCFGTATSADLVLPDGGKLIGSAQLRRGEVILQHGSIRLQPDAELFAEVFGAESFKSIQLPENLSLDQIIAALITAACDCFAMQIEVQPLSQSEWDEILAKSLS; encoded by the coding sequence ATGGCGATTGACAGATGGTTGCTAGAACAGCACAAATCTGGAAAGCATCCCCCAACTCTGCGATTTTACACTTGGTCGCCACCTGCAATTTCTCTGGGCTATCACCAACGCCAATACCCGGAATTTTGGCAAGATATAACTTGGCGCGGACAAAAACTCGATTTGGTGAGTCGTCCTAGTGGCGGTAGGGCGGTGCTACATCAAGGTGATTTAACTTATGCTGTGGTGACTTCCGGGATAGCTGGTAGCCGCTTTCAGATATACGAAAAAATTTGTGAGTTTTTAATTCAAGGATGGCGATCGCTGGGTGTAGAATTGCGCTACGGTAAAGCTGGGCGGGGCTATATCCACAACCCCAATTGTTTTGGTACAGCTACAAGTGCAGATTTAGTGTTACCAGATGGAGGTAAACTCATTGGTAGCGCCCAACTGCGACGCGGTGAGGTGATTTTGCAACATGGTTCCATCCGTTTGCAGCCTGACGCGGAATTATTTGCTGAGGTTTTTGGTGCAGAATCTTTTAAGAGTATACAACTACCCGAAAATTTGAGTTTAGACCAGATTATTGCCGCTTTGATTACCGCCGCTTGTGATTGTTTCGCCATGCAAATAGAAGTACAACCCCTATCCCAGTCTGAATGGGATGAAATTCTCGCCAAATCCTTATCCTAA
- a CDS encoding YbjN domain-containing protein, translating into MTNYQETLPSNELDRDTVSVNHVEVIENVIGTLEQDDSAMVSHDAKDGYLWKFKYGTVEVFIQLTGQSDEDTITVWSAVLNLPAKDELKLMRHLLEMNCSNTLEARFGIIENRVVVISTRTLEDLSPAEVSRLVTIVATIADDHDEILQSQYGAA; encoded by the coding sequence ATGACAAACTACCAAGAAACCTTACCCAGCAATGAACTCGACAGAGATACGGTCAGCGTGAACCATGTGGAAGTAATTGAAAATGTCATCGGGACTCTAGAACAAGATGATAGCGCCATGGTGAGCCACGATGCAAAGGATGGTTATCTCTGGAAATTTAAGTATGGAACTGTGGAAGTTTTTATCCAACTCACAGGACAAAGCGATGAAGATACTATAACAGTGTGGTCGGCGGTGCTAAACTTACCAGCCAAAGATGAACTCAAGTTGATGCGACATCTTTTGGAAATGAACTGCTCCAACACCTTAGAAGCCCGTTTTGGTATTATTGAAAATCGGGTAGTTGTCATATCAACCCGCACTCTCGAAGATTTATCTCCGGCGGAAGTCTCACGACTAGTTACCATTGTGGCTACCATTGCTGATGATCACGACGAAATTTTACAATCTCAGTATGGTGCTGCTTAA
- a CDS encoding aromatic ring-hydroxylating dioxygenase subunit alpha, which translates to MTSLSQTVQSRDVRQLGINPNHWYVVARSSEVTNKPINVVIWQQAMALYRDSTGKIHALEDRCPHRQVKLSHGQVVGNELECAYHGWRFNSAGECAAVPYLAENQKLPNCQIRHYPVKEQDGFIWLFPGNAEPTVEPLGLPEWEHLNYIATVSVINTQAHYSYLIENLMDMYHGHLHQDLQAWAEASLQDIDEDDHRVDAHYIAQSYYKIDKIWSISQLFFPALRKLHPEPLDVSYVYPHWVSTLGQDFKIYCLLCPVSETETKAYLIHFTSLNSFWRLHKLPVWFRRFIKDSLFGAAQKLLDGLVIQDVEMIEEEQQAYLQHPQRRNYELNRALVSVQRLMRNQAEQY; encoded by the coding sequence ATGACCTCTTTATCTCAAACTGTGCAGAGTCGTGATGTCCGTCAATTGGGTATTAATCCCAATCACTGGTATGTGGTTGCACGTAGTAGCGAAGTGACCAATAAGCCGATAAATGTGGTAATTTGGCAGCAAGCGATGGCACTTTATCGAGACAGTACAGGTAAAATTCACGCCCTGGAAGACCGTTGTCCCCATCGTCAAGTTAAACTTAGTCACGGACAGGTAGTTGGGAACGAATTAGAATGTGCATATCACGGTTGGCGCTTCAATTCCGCCGGTGAATGTGCGGCTGTTCCCTACTTAGCAGAAAATCAGAAGTTACCCAATTGTCAGATTCGCCATTACCCAGTTAAAGAACAAGACGGTTTTATTTGGTTATTTCCCGGAAATGCCGAACCAACTGTAGAACCTCTGGGTTTACCAGAATGGGAACATCTCAATTATATTGCCACAGTTTCAGTAATTAATACTCAAGCCCATTATTCTTATTTAATTGAGAATTTAATGGATATGTATCATGGGCATTTACATCAAGATTTGCAAGCTTGGGCAGAAGCTTCTTTACAAGATATTGACGAAGATGATCATCGTGTAGATGCTCATTATATCGCCCAAAGTTATTACAAAATTGATAAAATTTGGTCAATATCGCAGTTATTTTTTCCCGCATTAAGAAAATTACATCCTGAACCTTTAGATGTCAGTTATGTTTATCCTCACTGGGTTTCTACTTTGGGACAAGATTTTAAAATTTATTGTTTATTATGTCCGGTGAGTGAAACCGAAACCAAAGCATATTTAATTCATTTTACATCATTAAATTCCTTTTGGAGATTACATAAATTACCCGTGTGGTTTCGGCGATTTATTAAAGATAGTTTATTTGGTGCAGCGCAAAAATTACTTGATGGTTTGGTAATTCAAGATGTGGAAATGATTGAGGAAGAACAACAGGCGTATTTGCAGCATCCCCAAAGGCGAAATTATGAGTTAAATCGGGCGTTGGTTAGTGTGCAGCGTTTGATGCGGAATCAGGCAGAACAGTATTGA
- a CDS encoding type II toxin-antitoxin system RelE/ParE family toxin: MRDRRAKAKIKERLKRVSLGNLGDYKSVGEGVFELRINYGSGYRVYFGQIGTTIVLLLLGGDKSSQEKDICQAQEYWAEYEERENTDQ; this comes from the coding sequence CTGCGAGATAGGAGAGCTAAAGCTAAAATTAAGGAGAGGCTAAAACGAGTTAGTCTTGGTAATCTGGGAGATTATAAGTCAGTAGGAGAGGGTGTTTTTGAACTCAGGATTAATTATGGTTCTGGCTACCGAGTCTACTTTGGACAAATAGGAACAACAATTGTGCTTCTGCTGTTGGGTGGAGATAAAAGCAGTCAAGAAAAAGATATTTGTCAGGCACAGGAGTATTGGGCAGAATATGAAGAACGTGAAAATACCGACCAGTGA
- a CDS encoding DNA-binding protein, which translates to MKNVKIPTSDSYQDYLIESLQDPEEAAAYIEAILEVENPETELLTSALKDVIDAQLRINHLSEQANLKWEELNQMLLKSGGAEIYSLLGLLDALGFKLEVREKS; encoded by the coding sequence ATGAAGAACGTGAAAATACCGACCAGTGATAGCTATCAGGATTATCTAATTGAATCACTTCAAGACCCTGAAGAGGCTGCTGCTTATATCGAAGCAATATTAGAAGTGGAAAATCCTGAGACTGAACTGTTAACCTCAGCCTTAAAAGATGTCATTGATGCACAGTTGAGAATTAATCATCTTTCAGAACAAGCAAACCTAAAGTGGGAAGAATTAAATCAAATGCTGTTAAAGAGTGGTGGGGCTGAAATATACAGTTTGCTAGGATTATTAGATGCTTTGGGATTTAAACTAGAGGTCAGAGAAAAATCATGA
- a CDS encoding type II toxin-antitoxin system PemK/MazF family toxin has protein sequence MTKPKTLEIWLVRFPFSDLTSTKLRPALVLAEHREDLIILGIFSKIPVGEIRETWVLISDTHPDFSQTGLKKISLIRADKIATVNESVFQRQLGSLPSNLLTVVQAALKRSLNISV, from the coding sequence ATGACTAAGCCTAAAACATTAGAAATCTGGCTAGTCCGGTTTCCTTTTAGTGATTTAACTTCTACAAAGCTGAGACCAGCCCTTGTGTTGGCTGAACATCGAGAAGATTTAATTATATTAGGTATTTTTTCCAAAATTCCTGTTGGCGAAATACGAGAAACTTGGGTTTTGATTTCAGATACACATCCTGATTTTTCACAAACAGGGCTGAAAAAAATATCTTTAATTAGGGCTGATAAAATTGCCACGGTCAATGAATCGGTATTTCAAAGGCAGTTAGGAAGTTTACCATCAAATTTGTTGACTGTAGTACAAGCAGCTTTAAAGCGTTCGCTTAACATTTCAGTCTGA
- a CDS encoding Uma2 family endonuclease codes for MTQLKTKLTLEEFLALPESELAYEFVDGEAVPKYKNEQMSPKFFHGATTGALFILLSTWAQAKGRVVVEWGIKLTRNQENWIPVPDLTYISYNRLPADWLEDEACPVIPELVIEIISPGQTFGDMIEKATYYLQAGILLVWIVDTISQTITLFTASSLPLTFRDNQVISHEALPELEITPHTIFQRAGLRGCLKSDH; via the coding sequence ATGACTCAACTAAAAACCAAACTCACTCTCGAAGAATTTCTTGCACTTCCCGAAAGTGAACTTGCTTATGAGTTTGTTGACGGTGAAGCTGTACCGAAATATAAAAATGAGCAAATGTCTCCTAAATTTTTTCATGGCGCAACCACAGGAGCATTATTTATCCTATTATCCACATGGGCGCAAGCAAAAGGTCGCGTTGTCGTGGAATGGGGGATAAAATTAACAAGAAATCAAGAAAATTGGATACCCGTCCCTGATTTAACCTACATTTCCTATAACCGTCTTCCTGCTGACTGGCTTGAAGATGAAGCTTGTCCTGTTATCCCAGAATTAGTTATCGAAATTATTTCTCCTGGTCAAACTTTTGGAGACATGATCGAAAAAGCTACTTATTATCTTCAAGCTGGAATTTTGCTGGTTTGGATAGTAGATACAATATCTCAAACTATCACTCTATTTACAGCATCTTCTCTTCCTCTCACCTTTCGAGATAATCAAGTCATTAGCCATGAAGCATTACCAGAATTAGAAATTACTCCCCATACTATCTTTCAACGCGCTGGTTTAAGAGGGTGTTTAAAAAGTGATCATTAA
- a CDS encoding serine/threonine-protein kinase, with protein sequence MSYCLNSHCPQPENADDVKFCLSCGSKLLLKERYRAIKPIGQGGFGKTFLAVDEDKPSKPPCVIKQFYPQAQGTNSVQKAVELFTLEAVQLDDLGQHPQIPALLAYFTQDDRQYLVQEFIDGQNLAEELAQNGAFSESQIWQLLKDLLPVLQFCHSRGVIHRDIKPENILRGHAKLVLVDFGASKSATATALNQTGTSIGTPEYVAPEQMRGRAIFASDIYSLGATCIRLLTARSPFDSYDINNDSWIWQQFLKTPLSPGLNRILEKMLVSIPMRRYQTADEVLKDLNQSPGVATPAPIPKPQSTPTFVSKSSSQIELELEEVKTQILGAAKPQPNPAQSPKPISQPANKTAMDKDLEELKAKYNPPNQ encoded by the coding sequence ATGAGTTATTGCCTAAATTCCCATTGTCCCCAGCCAGAAAATGCTGATGATGTCAAGTTTTGCTTGAGTTGTGGTTCCAAGTTACTGCTGAAAGAACGCTACCGCGCCATTAAACCTATCGGACAAGGTGGTTTTGGTAAAACATTTTTAGCTGTGGATGAGGATAAACCTTCTAAACCGCCCTGCGTGATTAAGCAATTTTACCCCCAAGCCCAAGGTACTAACTCTGTGCAGAAGGCTGTGGAGTTATTTACTCTTGAAGCTGTGCAGTTAGATGATTTGGGTCAACATCCCCAAATTCCGGCACTTCTGGCGTATTTTACCCAAGATGACAGACAATATCTGGTACAGGAATTTATCGATGGGCAGAATTTAGCTGAAGAATTGGCACAAAATGGGGCTTTTAGTGAATCGCAGATATGGCAATTACTTAAAGATTTATTGCCAGTTTTACAATTTTGCCATTCTAGAGGTGTGATTCACCGCGATATTAAGCCGGAAAATATTTTACGCGGCCATGCTAAATTAGTCTTGGTGGATTTTGGGGCTTCTAAATCTGCCACGGCTACGGCTTTAAATCAAACCGGTACGAGTATTGGTACTCCTGAATATGTCGCCCCGGAACAAATGAGAGGTAGGGCGATTTTTGCCAGTGATATCTACAGTTTAGGCGCTACTTGTATTCGTTTACTAACTGCGCGATCGCCTTTCGATTCCTATGATATAAACAATGATAGTTGGATTTGGCAGCAATTCCTCAAAACTCCTTTGAGTCCTGGGTTAAATCGCATCCTGGAAAAGATGCTGGTAAGTATCCCTATGCGGCGTTATCAAACCGCAGATGAAGTTCTCAAAGATTTAAATCAATCGCCAGGAGTCGCTACTCCAGCGCCAATACCAAAACCTCAATCAACACCTACTTTTGTGAGTAAGTCTTCTAGTCAAATTGAGTTGGAACTGGAAGAAGTGAAAACTCAAATTTTGGGTGCTGCTAAACCTCAACCAAATCCAGCACAATCACCAAAACCAATTTCTCAACCTGCTAATAAAACCGCAATGGATAAAGATTTAGAAGAGTTAAAGGCTAAATACAATCCACCAAATCAATAG
- the ligA gene encoding NAD-dependent DNA ligase LigA, whose protein sequence is MIQSQSEVKRVEELRQLLQQASYAYYVLDAPMMEDAVYDQLYRELQELETRYSELITPDSPTQRVGEKPATHFTSVRHNIPLYSLENAFNIDELQAWDQRWRRQTPKVDAVEYVSELKIDGSALALTYENGFLVRGVTRGDGEVGEDITQNVRTIRSIPLRLNFAGSQSLGKVEVRGEVFLPLEVFKQINAERQKAGENLFANPRNAAAGTLRQLDPRIVARRRLDFFAYTLHISGLDDASIANTQWEALELLEKMGFPVNPNHKLCGSIAEVAEYYQYWDTKRLNLPYMTDGVVVKLNPFKLQEQLGFTQKFPRWAIALKYAAEEAPTRVENISVNVGRTGALTPLAEMRPVQLAGTTVSRATLHNSDRIQQLDIRIGDTVIVRKAGEIIPEVVRVLKELRPADTQPFEMPTHCPVCGQPVVRESGEAVTRCVNASCPAILRGEIEHWVSRDALDIKGMGEKLVHQLVDRHLVHSVADLYNLTTERLCALERMAQKSAQKLIDAIAQSKNQPWSRVLYGLGIRHVGSVNAQLLTQKYPTVEQLATAKQSDIAGIYGIGAEIAQSVYQWFHIDANQVLIQRLQLAGLQLAATEETTTSADGNQKLAGKTFVITGTLPSLSRDEAKALIQKAGGKVTNSVSKKTDYLLLGEDAGSKLEKAQGLGITQLSEALLLEMLL, encoded by the coding sequence ATGATACAGAGTCAGTCGGAAGTTAAGCGTGTAGAAGAACTGCGCCAGTTGTTGCAACAAGCTAGCTATGCTTATTATGTCTTAGATGCACCCATGATGGAGGATGCTGTCTATGACCAGCTTTATCGAGAATTACAAGAGTTAGAAACTCGGTATTCAGAGTTAATCACACCGGATAGTCCTACTCAGCGCGTGGGTGAGAAGCCAGCTACACATTTTACTTCGGTACGGCATAATATTCCTCTCTACAGTCTGGAAAATGCTTTTAATATCGATGAATTGCAAGCATGGGATCAGCGTTGGCGGCGACAAACACCGAAAGTAGATGCGGTAGAATATGTTTCTGAACTTAAAATTGATGGTTCGGCTTTGGCTTTAACTTATGAAAATGGCTTTCTAGTTAGAGGTGTCACTAGGGGTGATGGGGAAGTTGGTGAAGATATTACCCAAAATGTGCGGACAATTCGTTCGATTCCTTTGCGTTTGAATTTCGCTGGTTCACAAAGTTTAGGAAAGGTAGAAGTCCGCGGGGAGGTGTTTTTACCTTTGGAAGTGTTTAAACAGATTAACGCTGAACGACAAAAGGCTGGTGAAAATTTATTTGCTAATCCCCGCAATGCCGCAGCTGGTACACTCAGGCAATTAGACCCCCGCATTGTCGCCCGGCGACGGTTGGATTTCTTTGCTTATACTTTGCACATTTCTGGTCTGGATGACGCGAGTATTGCTAATACTCAATGGGAAGCTTTGGAGTTATTAGAAAAAATGGGTTTTCCTGTTAACCCCAATCACAAACTCTGTGGTTCTATTGCAGAAGTGGCAGAATATTATCAATATTGGGATACAAAAAGACTCAATTTACCTTACATGACTGATGGGGTGGTTGTCAAGTTAAATCCTTTTAAGTTACAAGAACAGCTTGGTTTTACTCAAAAGTTCCCCCGATGGGCGATCGCTTTGAAGTACGCAGCTGAGGAAGCACCGACACGGGTAGAAAATATTTCGGTGAATGTGGGACGCACTGGGGCGTTAACGCCTTTGGCTGAGATGCGTCCTGTACAATTAGCTGGAACGACTGTTTCCCGCGCTACTTTACATAATAGCGATCGCATCCAGCAATTAGATATCCGCATTGGTGATACTGTGATTGTTCGCAAAGCTGGGGAAATTATCCCGGAAGTTGTGCGGGTTTTAAAAGAACTTCGTCCAGCTGATACCCAACCTTTTGAAATGCCGACTCATTGCCCAGTCTGCGGTCAGCCAGTGGTGAGAGAATCAGGTGAGGCGGTGACTCGCTGCGTTAATGCTTCCTGTCCGGCGATTCTCAGAGGCGAAATTGAACATTGGGTAAGTCGGGATGCTTTGGATATTAAAGGTATGGGCGAAAAGCTGGTACATCAACTTGTAGATAGACATTTAGTGCATTCTGTTGCAGATTTATATAACTTGACAACAGAGAGATTATGTGCATTAGAAAGAATGGCGCAAAAATCAGCCCAAAAATTAATTGATGCGATCGCCCAATCAAAAAACCAACCTTGGTCTAGGGTATTGTATGGTTTAGGCATCCGTCACGTTGGCAGTGTCAATGCTCAATTATTAACTCAGAAGTATCCCACTGTAGAACAGTTAGCCACAGCAAAGCAATCAGATATTGCCGGAATTTACGGTATTGGTGCGGAAATTGCTCAGTCTGTATATCAGTGGTTCCACATTGATGCAAATCAAGTTTTAATTCAACGTTTACAATTAGCAGGATTACAATTGGCTGCTACTGAAGAAACGACAACATCTGCTGATGGTAATCAAAAGTTAGCTGGTAAAACTTTTGTAATTACTGGTACTCTGCCAAGTTTATCACGGGATGAGGCTAAGGCGTTAATTCAAAAAGCTGGCGGGAAGGTAACTAATTCGGTGAGTAAAAAAACCGATTATTTGCTATTAGGAGAAGATGCGGGTTCTAAGTTAGAAAAGGCGCAAGGTTTGGGAATTACCCAGTTGAGTGAGGCGCTGTTGTTGGAGATGTTGTTATAA
- the eis gene encoding enhanced intracellular survival protein Eis — MTPKFRYTTLTQTEDIQQLGSILEQCFLLSSGDSEVYIKRLGEDKLRAIYQDQQVVGGLGIIPMGQWWGGECVPMTAISAVGIAPEYRGSGAAIALIENTLQELAHEEIPISVLYPATQRLYRKTGYEQAGSYCTWEISTENIQVRETSLPLQPVDPKNHLIFHDLYQQQAKLTPGYLERHSAIWQGLTQPNGGETVYGYLIGDQDQPQGYIIFTQERTQNGTKLQMRDWTMLTNAAVLTFWSFIAKHRSQIQQVQWKSSAVDFLTLLLPEQTAKIIVHQRWMLRIIDLVKALEMRGYPPGVSDELHLEVKDDLLTGNNGKFILSVANGRGEVTKGGKGELQLDIGGLAPLYSSLFTPHQLQLTGKLNATETALLAATQIFTASSPGMADYF; from the coding sequence ATGACACCTAAATTTAGGTATACCACACTTACCCAAACAGAGGACATTCAGCAACTGGGATCTATCCTGGAACAGTGTTTTCTCTTATCATCTGGTGATAGCGAAGTCTACATAAAGCGCCTTGGTGAAGACAAATTACGTGCTATTTATCAAGACCAGCAAGTTGTCGGTGGACTGGGAATTATTCCCATGGGTCAGTGGTGGGGTGGTGAGTGTGTACCTATGACAGCAATTTCTGCCGTGGGTATTGCTCCAGAATATCGTGGCAGTGGCGCAGCGATCGCACTCATCGAAAATACTCTTCAGGAACTTGCTCACGAGGAAATTCCGATTTCGGTTCTTTATCCCGCTACTCAACGTCTTTACCGCAAAACCGGATACGAACAAGCCGGAAGTTATTGCACTTGGGAAATTTCTACTGAGAATATTCAGGTGCGAGAAACATCTTTGCCTTTACAACCTGTAGACCCTAAAAATCATCTCATATTTCACGACCTATATCAGCAACAGGCAAAACTGACTCCTGGTTATTTAGAACGACATTCAGCAATTTGGCAAGGATTAACTCAACCAAATGGTGGAGAAACAGTCTATGGTTATTTAATTGGTGACCAAGACCAACCCCAAGGCTACATTATCTTTACTCAAGAACGCACCCAGAATGGTACAAAGCTACAAATGAGAGATTGGACAATGCTCACAAATGCTGCTGTACTAACTTTTTGGTCTTTTATTGCAAAACATCGCTCCCAAATCCAGCAGGTGCAATGGAAGAGTTCTGCGGTTGATTTTCTGACATTGCTGCTACCAGAGCAAACTGCTAAAATTATCGTTCATCAACGCTGGATGTTGCGGATCATAGATTTAGTCAAGGCGTTAGAAATGCGGGGTTATCCGCCAGGAGTCTCAGATGAATTACACTTGGAAGTTAAAGATGACTTGCTAACTGGCAATAACGGTAAATTTATCTTATCTGTGGCTAATGGACGTGGTGAAGTTACTAAAGGTGGGAAAGGTGAATTGCAGTTAGACATTGGAGGATTAGCACCTTTGTATAGCAGCCTATTTACTCCCCACCAATTACAGCTAACCGGAAAACTTAACGCTACGGAAACAGCCCTATTAGCAGCTACACAAATATTTACAGCCTCTTCTCCTGGGATGGCTGATTACTTCTAA